A genomic region of Fodinisporobacter ferrooxydans contains the following coding sequences:
- a CDS encoding Gfo/Idh/MocA family protein, whose product MIKVAVVGVNKIGLRHCEAYRQNQDAKIVAVCDLLPERASSAAVQYGAKAYTDVRKLLENEEIDIVSIATAGPENGGHHFEPTMLAIKAGKNVLVEKPLSNTIEEAREMVAVARQHKARLACNLNHRFVPAAYKGKELIQNGVLGQILFANMKLTIKNPSETGPWIHLRALHPHSIDVIRYFAGDIKRVQTFMTKAPGRSIWSTASINLEFTSGAVGHLTGSYDMSNFHPIEYCEVAGDKGRFVIENIYDNFTFYPHNSNEQLVIRNPVLGNSINFLDTFKNRLNEFVKQVKEGVPADKITGSGEDALAAQEVIEAAIRSQMTNGAVVEVPNTVE is encoded by the coding sequence ATGATCAAAGTTGCCGTTGTCGGAGTAAACAAAATTGGACTGAGGCATTGTGAAGCATATAGGCAAAATCAAGATGCAAAAATAGTTGCCGTTTGTGATTTGCTCCCGGAAAGAGCATCTTCTGCTGCCGTACAGTATGGTGCAAAAGCCTATACGGATGTAAGGAAATTGTTGGAAAATGAGGAGATTGACATAGTAAGTATTGCAACAGCTGGTCCGGAAAATGGCGGACACCATTTTGAACCGACCATGCTTGCAATCAAGGCAGGAAAAAATGTATTAGTCGAGAAACCGCTTTCCAATACTATTGAGGAAGCAAGAGAAATGGTTGCAGTGGCAAGACAACACAAAGCAAGGCTTGCTTGTAATTTAAATCATCGCTTTGTACCTGCAGCTTACAAAGGAAAAGAGTTAATTCAAAATGGCGTTCTTGGTCAAATTCTATTTGCCAATATGAAGCTTACGATTAAAAACCCAAGTGAAACCGGCCCATGGATTCACTTGCGAGCTCTGCATCCGCATTCGATTGATGTGATTCGGTATTTTGCCGGGGATATCAAACGAGTTCAAACATTTATGACAAAAGCTCCAGGTCGTTCGATTTGGTCGACTGCATCGATAAATCTGGAGTTTACATCGGGAGCTGTCGGGCATCTTACAGGAAGTTATGATATGTCTAATTTTCATCCGATTGAATACTGTGAAGTAGCCGGTGATAAAGGTCGATTTGTGATTGAAAATATTTATGATAATTTTACGTTTTATCCGCATAACAGCAATGAACAACTTGTGATTCGAAACCCGGTTTTGGGAAACTCCATAAATTTTCTGGATACGTTTAAAAATCGTCTAAACGAATTTGTCAAACAAGTAAAAGAGGGAGTTCCTGCTGACAAGATCACAGGTTCGGGAGAGGACGCCCTTGCCGCACAAGAAGTGATCGAAGCAGCGATTCGTTCCCAAATGACAAATGGTGCTGTGGTAGAAGTTCCAAATACAGTTGAATAA
- a CDS encoding carbohydrate ABC transporter permease, translating into MEQDMMSEQNPVVYVRTEFKRRISAHRLTKYLRLLLILPSLALVVLFSYYPAIESIMGSFTAWNGFTPPSFVGFQNFSDYFKDPIFFTEIKNISILVIGGVFTTVVFPFIGAELVLSLPEGRFQNAVKYLFVIPMVIPQVVLIDIWANLLNPNTGLVDAFLGLIHLPIVQWFSSSHTALISILLIGFPWISHLSFLIFLAGLQGIGQDIKDASKLDGCTGVRRVLRIDLPLILAQIQFVVVVAGVGIVQNFIPILLLTQGGPGNATMVPGLDMYNQAFQNNQLGYGMAIGTFLFVGMLIVSMIVLRFLKPRT; encoded by the coding sequence TTGGAACAAGATATGATGTCAGAGCAAAATCCCGTCGTTTATGTTCGTACCGAGTTTAAAAGACGTATAAGTGCTCATAGGTTGACGAAGTACTTGCGTTTATTGCTAATTTTACCCAGTTTGGCGTTGGTTGTATTATTCAGTTACTATCCAGCAATTGAGAGTATAATGGGTTCTTTTACGGCATGGAACGGATTCACACCTCCTTCGTTTGTAGGGTTTCAGAATTTTAGTGATTATTTCAAAGATCCCATATTCTTTACGGAAATTAAAAATATTTCCATTTTAGTTATTGGGGGTGTGTTTACAACAGTTGTATTCCCTTTCATAGGTGCTGAATTAGTACTCTCATTACCTGAGGGGAGATTTCAAAACGCCGTTAAGTATCTTTTCGTCATTCCAATGGTAATACCTCAAGTAGTATTGATTGATATCTGGGCGAACTTGCTGAATCCAAATACCGGTTTAGTGGATGCTTTCTTAGGATTGATTCATTTGCCGATTGTTCAGTGGTTCAGCAGTTCCCATACCGCATTGATATCAATCCTATTAATTGGCTTTCCATGGATTTCACACCTTAGTTTTCTGATTTTTTTAGCCGGACTACAAGGAATCGGACAAGATATAAAAGATGCATCAAAACTTGATGGTTGTACCGGTGTCCGTAGAGTATTACGGATTGATTTGCCGCTCATTCTGGCTCAGATTCAGTTTGTAGTTGTGGTTGCTGGGGTAGGTATTGTCCAAAATTTTATACCTATTTTACTGCTAACCCAAGGAGGACCTGGCAATGCGACCATGGTGCCAGGTCTTGATATGTATAACCAGGCGTTTCAGAATAACCAATTAGGTTATGGAATGGCAATTGGAACATTTCTGTTTGTCGGGATGCTGATTGTATCAATGATTGTACTGCGATTTTTAAAACCACGCACATAA
- a CDS encoding sugar phosphate isomerase/epimerase family protein, with amino-acid sequence MKMGVNTVLFGGYDLKTAIQYIRFTGYEGVELSSIVGMAEHVSDTASDTEIQEIRNLVGDAGLELYSVEAATDILVEANRERSKRVFERAAKLGIPIVTIGSSGVSEDEKKTQESIQAIHELAQAAGDVGIKFALKIHYGQSVYNTKTALRLMEEVKHPALGLNFDATHIGRVGDDPVAALEALKDHIIHMHIRDTLLEQLQIAPPPLQIAGRGTTPLADIVRKTIEIGYKGAVSLEIIGAKSFDLPQVVAIAAESRGYLKRLFEEAEEQTQSQVSV; translated from the coding sequence ATGAAAATGGGAGTCAATACGGTATTATTTGGTGGATATGATTTAAAAACTGCCATTCAGTACATCCGATTTACAGGTTATGAAGGTGTAGAACTTTCTTCTATTGTAGGAATGGCGGAACATGTATCCGATACTGCATCCGATACTGAAATACAAGAAATTCGGAACTTGGTTGGAGATGCAGGTCTTGAACTTTACTCTGTTGAAGCAGCAACGGACATTTTGGTCGAAGCGAATCGTGAACGATCCAAGCGGGTATTCGAGCGTGCTGCCAAACTTGGCATTCCAATTGTAACAATTGGCAGTTCAGGTGTTTCTGAAGATGAGAAAAAAACACAAGAATCGATTCAAGCGATTCACGAGCTTGCACAAGCTGCCGGGGATGTTGGTATCAAGTTTGCTTTAAAGATTCATTATGGGCAAAGCGTTTATAACACGAAAACGGCTTTGCGCCTGATGGAGGAAGTAAAACATCCGGCACTTGGATTGAATTTTGATGCAACGCATATTGGCCGTGTTGGTGATGATCCGGTTGCAGCTTTGGAAGCCTTAAAAGATCACATTATTCATATGCACATTCGGGATACCTTGTTGGAACAATTGCAAATCGCTCCACCGCCTTTGCAAATAGCCGGTCGCGGCACTACACCACTAGCTGATATCGTTCGCAAAACAATTGAAATTGGATATAAAGGTGCTGTCAGCCTGGAAATCATCGGGGCTAAGTCATTTGATCTTCCGCAAGTGGTAGCGATTGCAGCAGAAAGCCGTGGGTATTTAAAACGTTTGTTTGAAGAGGCAGAAGAACAAACACAGTCACAAGTTTCGGTTTGA
- a CDS encoding sulfatase family protein, producing MIKKPNLLVLGIDSLWSEHMSLYGYGRLTTPHIDKFALGGAVFENHFSPSIPTTPGYASMLTGMDCFGTDIVALRHKGVLGNHVTTLAEILDKNGYLTTCIGFTGNPSARGFQTYLDYEAWGEYKAEKLNDVVIPELKRLAEADQPFFLFIRHMDPHSPYLPPQQYQRMFYGNNEFDPDNESLKQVYEFKPFADYFKSWFPDGCTDKEYINAQYDGAVTYMDACIQNIFTMIASLGIAEETLVIVTSDHGETLDEHDCYYDHHGLYECTLKVPLIFRFPGKVPAGKRYSTYSQIQDIMPTIIELLEIDTDIEFNGRSLKPLFRREERIPDTEFYLTECTWMRKHGWRTPEWKLIIALEPDFHFKPRVELYNLLKDPKELNNMAEQEPEIVAMLEGRMHAHIEKRERETGRMNPIYTNLDWHGHSTGPFQSSQQAYDTLYLGSRKVAQSLQNREVKK from the coding sequence TTGATAAAGAAACCAAACCTCTTAGTTCTCGGCATTGATAGTTTATGGTCAGAACATATGAGCTTATATGGATACGGCCGTTTGACAACACCGCATATTGATAAATTCGCTCTCGGTGGTGCTGTATTTGAAAATCATTTTAGTCCCAGTATTCCGACAACTCCTGGATACGCCTCTATGTTAACGGGAATGGACTGTTTTGGTACTGATATTGTTGCACTTCGTCATAAAGGTGTTTTAGGGAATCATGTTACCACTTTGGCAGAAATTTTAGATAAAAATGGATATTTAACCACATGTATTGGATTTACGGGAAATCCGTCTGCCAGGGGATTTCAAACCTACCTGGATTATGAAGCATGGGGAGAATACAAAGCAGAAAAATTAAACGATGTAGTGATACCGGAACTAAAAAGACTGGCAGAGGCTGATCAACCATTCTTTCTTTTTATTCGTCACATGGACCCACATTCCCCTTACTTGCCGCCGCAACAATATCAACGGATGTTCTATGGCAACAATGAATTTGATCCTGACAATGAGTCATTAAAACAAGTCTATGAATTCAAGCCATTTGCCGATTATTTTAAATCATGGTTCCCGGACGGATGCACGGATAAAGAATACATCAACGCTCAATATGACGGTGCCGTTACATATATGGATGCATGTATTCAGAATATATTTACGATGATTGCTTCATTAGGAATTGCAGAGGAAACTCTGGTTATTGTAACATCGGACCACGGTGAAACGCTGGATGAGCATGATTGTTATTATGACCATCATGGCCTTTACGAGTGTACGTTAAAAGTCCCGCTTATTTTCCGTTTTCCAGGTAAAGTTCCTGCGGGGAAACGGTATTCAACATATTCTCAAATACAAGATATCATGCCTACAATTATCGAATTGTTAGAAATTGATACGGATATCGAATTTAACGGACGCAGTTTGAAACCGTTGTTTCGAAGGGAAGAGCGGATTCCAGATACAGAATTTTATCTGACAGAATGCACTTGGATGCGGAAACATGGTTGGCGTACACCAGAATGGAAACTTATTATTGCACTCGAACCGGATTTTCATTTTAAACCTAGAGTAGAATTGTATAATTTGCTAAAGGATCCAAAGGAATTAAATAATATGGCGGAACAAGAACCGGAAATTGTTGCAATGCTGGAAGGGCGTATGCATGCACACATCGAGAAACGGGAAAGAGAAACCGGGCGTATGAACCCGATCTATACCAATCTTGATTGGCATGGACATAGTACCGGACCTTTCCAATCTTCCCAACAGGCGTATGATACATTGTATCTCGGCTCAAGAAAAGTAGCGCAATCGCTTCAGAATAGAGAAGTAAAAAAATAG
- a CDS encoding aminopeptidase has translation MQNFEQKLEKYASLAVEIGINMQPGQTLVISAPVLAADFVRNIAKRAYEAGAKHVHVDWADDALTRMKFEMAPDDAFLEYPLWRAKGWEEMAENNAAFLTVVASDPDLLKGIDPVRIANANKTARSAMQPFRSYLMADKVSWSIIAVPSPAWASKVFPELPAEKQVDALWDAIFTATRVDKDDPVAAWKTHIQTLGSKADMLNKKKYKAMHYRAKGTDLTIELPEKHLWVSAGSENAKGTVFIANIPTEEVFTAPLKTGVNGVVTSTKPLSYSGTLIRNFSLTFHEGRIIDFTAEEGYDTLKQLVETDEGSHYLGEVALVPHRSPISDMNLIFFHTLFDENASNHLAIGNGYAFNLVGGKAMSKEELQTEGLNSSLVHVDFMIGSRDMDIDGILQNGTKEAIFRNGNWAF, from the coding sequence ATGCAGAATTTTGAACAAAAGCTGGAAAAATACGCATCACTTGCCGTGGAAATTGGCATAAACATGCAACCTGGCCAAACTTTGGTCATATCCGCTCCTGTATTGGCTGCAGATTTCGTTCGAAACATTGCAAAACGGGCATATGAAGCAGGTGCAAAACATGTACATGTGGATTGGGCGGATGATGCACTGACTCGTATGAAATTTGAAATGGCTCCGGATGATGCCTTTTTGGAATATCCCCTGTGGAGAGCAAAAGGCTGGGAAGAGATGGCGGAAAACAATGCAGCGTTTCTTACCGTTGTGGCATCTGACCCTGATTTGTTAAAAGGCATTGATCCTGTACGGATTGCCAATGCAAACAAAACGGCAAGATCCGCGATGCAACCCTTTCGAAGTTATCTTATGGCAGACAAAGTCAGCTGGTCGATCATAGCTGTCCCGTCTCCTGCTTGGGCAAGCAAAGTGTTTCCGGAACTTCCGGCAGAGAAGCAAGTGGATGCACTTTGGGACGCGATTTTTACGGCAACGCGAGTGGACAAAGACGATCCGGTTGCTGCCTGGAAGACGCACATACAAACACTCGGCAGCAAAGCGGATATGCTAAATAAAAAGAAGTACAAAGCCATGCATTATCGTGCAAAGGGGACGGATTTAACAATTGAGCTTCCGGAAAAACATCTTTGGGTAAGTGCGGGAAGTGAAAATGCAAAAGGAACTGTATTCATCGCAAACATACCGACAGAAGAAGTATTTACGGCACCCTTAAAAACGGGCGTAAACGGAGTCGTAACAAGCACAAAGCCGCTGAGCTACAGTGGAACACTCATTAGAAACTTCTCCCTTACGTTTCATGAAGGCCGAATTATAGACTTTACAGCAGAAGAAGGATATGACACATTAAAGCAACTCGTGGAAACAGACGAAGGATCCCATTATCTTGGGGAAGTCGCACTTGTGCCGCATCGCTCGCCAATTTCGGACATGAATCTCATTTTCTTTCATACGCTCTTTGACGAGAACGCATCCAATCATTTGGCGATCGGAAACGGCTATGCGTTTAATTTGGTCGGCGGAAAAGCGATGAGCAAAGAAGAACTTCAAACAGAAGGGCTCAACTCGAGTCTTGTTCACGTCGATTTTATGATCGGATCAAGAGATATGGATATTGACGGCATCCTGCAGAACGGTACAAAGGAAGCAATTTTCCGCAACGGAAATTGGGCATTTTAA
- a CDS encoding sulfatase-like hydrolase/transferase, producing the protein MNTLPNILFIMVDQQRYDCLGYRNLFPVQTPYIDQLATEGISFSNAFTAIPLCSPARQALLSGKRPEALGTLWNYDLGSKIPSLEPSEDTWVHELKRAGYITGYIGKWHVNPKHDPRKYGYEDYVPISAYEKLRNQKYPDVTYKNGWFGETNLVPVEDSRTHWLAKQANTMISKYVASGQPWHVRVDFPEPHLPCRPSGKFSTMYSPEEIPQWPNFAETFQNKPYIQKQQLVNWRIDQYTWEQWSPIVARYYGIISQIDDAVGLVLAALKTFGIEENTIVIYTSDHGDMCGAHRMMDKHYVLYDEIIRVPFIVKWPLKISPGQNSESFVYNVLDLYPTILEIIQSEMMDTCTGRSLYPILQGKVPDSWRTSIISTYNGQQFGLYSQRMIRNKEWKYIWNATDTDELYDLTNDPYELVNAIHIPKYQDIISALRKELYTTLLAEGDTLIDNEWLRDQLLNGRKL; encoded by the coding sequence TTGAATACATTACCTAACATCCTTTTTATAATGGTTGATCAGCAACGATATGATTGCTTAGGATATAGAAACCTTTTTCCAGTACAAACCCCCTATATTGATCAACTTGCAACGGAAGGCATATCTTTTTCGAATGCATTTACCGCAATTCCGCTTTGTAGTCCTGCACGGCAAGCTTTATTGAGCGGTAAGCGGCCTGAAGCATTAGGGACATTATGGAATTATGATCTGGGTTCAAAAATCCCGTCACTTGAACCTTCAGAAGATACCTGGGTTCATGAGTTAAAACGAGCCGGATACATAACAGGTTATATTGGCAAATGGCATGTAAACCCTAAGCATGATCCAAGAAAATATGGCTACGAAGACTATGTTCCCATTTCCGCTTATGAGAAACTCAGGAATCAAAAGTACCCTGATGTAACGTATAAAAATGGTTGGTTTGGAGAGACAAATTTGGTTCCTGTGGAAGACTCCCGAACTCATTGGCTGGCGAAACAGGCAAACACAATGATTTCTAAGTATGTTGCCTCAGGACAACCTTGGCATGTACGGGTTGACTTTCCCGAGCCCCATTTGCCATGTCGGCCAAGTGGAAAGTTTTCCACAATGTATAGTCCGGAAGAAATCCCTCAATGGCCCAATTTTGCAGAAACTTTCCAAAATAAACCATATATCCAAAAACAACAATTGGTTAATTGGCGGATCGATCAGTATACATGGGAACAATGGTCACCGATCGTGGCTCGTTATTACGGGATAATAAGTCAAATTGATGATGCGGTTGGACTTGTTCTTGCCGCCTTAAAAACATTTGGCATAGAGGAAAATACCATCGTAATCTATACGTCCGACCATGGGGATATGTGTGGAGCTCACAGGATGATGGATAAACATTATGTGCTTTATGATGAAATAATTAGAGTTCCCTTCATTGTGAAATGGCCTTTGAAAATTAGCCCCGGACAAAACAGCGAGTCATTCGTCTATAATGTCCTCGATCTCTATCCGACTATTCTTGAGATAATCCAATCTGAAATGATGGACACCTGCACAGGACGTTCACTGTACCCTATTTTGCAAGGGAAAGTTCCTGATTCCTGGAGAACTTCGATCATATCAACATATAACGGACAGCAGTTTGGATTATATTCACAACGGATGATCAGAAATAAAGAATGGAAATATATTTGGAATGCTACAGATACGGATGAATTATATGATTTAACGAATGATCCGTATGAACTGGTGAATGCGATTCATATCCCAAAATATCAAGATATTATATCTGCTTTGCGAAAGGAACTGTATACAACCTTACTTGCCGAGGGGGACACACTTATAGATAATGAGTGGTTGCGGGATCAACTGCTGAACGGGCGAAAACTGTAG
- a CDS encoding Gfo/Idh/MocA family protein, translating to MTLKVGVVGVGNIGSIHASVYKDNPKTELVAVCDIVKEKADAAAVKFGARPFYSVREMLESGIHLDACSVATKGVENGGEHFTPTMELLEAGIPVLGEKPISNRIEEAIQMVECALDKKLPYGINLNHRFTPAAIRAKDWVESGRLGMVHMINMRMWINNPVESSLWFHLRALHPHSFDVMRYFCGDVKKVAAFMMKGEGRTIWSNTQIILQFENGVIGNLVGSYDAGLSYGLERCEVVGSKGRFVLDDACEQLTFYPRHSIETETYHYLGGMRSFNETFKSRITDFIDQLAAGMSHDEIDGSAEDALKAQLIIEAAIRSWETNQIVEL from the coding sequence ATGACGTTAAAAGTAGGTGTCGTTGGAGTAGGTAACATTGGGAGTATTCATGCATCTGTCTACAAAGATAACCCCAAAACAGAGCTCGTTGCTGTTTGTGATATTGTGAAAGAAAAGGCGGATGCTGCGGCAGTGAAATTTGGTGCTCGTCCATTTTATAGCGTTAGAGAAATGTTAGAAAGTGGTATTCATTTGGATGCGTGCAGTGTTGCGACAAAGGGTGTGGAAAACGGCGGCGAACATTTTACACCGACGATGGAATTGCTTGAGGCGGGCATTCCTGTTTTGGGTGAGAAACCGATTTCGAATAGAATCGAAGAAGCAATCCAAATGGTAGAATGTGCGTTAGACAAAAAACTGCCGTACGGGATCAATTTAAATCATCGATTTACTCCCGCAGCTATCCGTGCAAAAGATTGGGTAGAAAGCGGTCGACTTGGAATGGTACATATGATCAACATGCGGATGTGGATTAACAACCCTGTGGAAAGCTCATTATGGTTTCATCTTCGTGCCCTGCACCCACACTCCTTTGATGTGATGCGCTACTTCTGTGGAGATGTGAAAAAAGTAGCAGCGTTCATGATGAAGGGGGAAGGTCGAACCATATGGTCCAATACGCAAATTATTCTTCAATTCGAAAATGGTGTGATTGGCAATTTGGTTGGAAGTTATGATGCAGGTTTGAGTTATGGCTTGGAGCGTTGTGAAGTTGTTGGATCGAAAGGGAGATTTGTATTAGACGACGCTTGTGAACAACTTACATTTTATCCACGGCACAGTATTGAGACAGAAACCTATCATTACTTGGGCGGCATGCGTTCATTTAATGAGACGTTTAAAAGTAGAATTACCGATTTTATTGATCAGCTAGCTGCCGGTATGAGCCATGACGAAATAGATGGATCAGCAGAAGATGCATTAAAAGCTCAATTGATTATCGAAGCAGCGATCCGGTCATGGGAAACGAATCAAATTGTTGAGTTATAG
- a CDS encoding fumarylacetoacetate hydrolase family protein — translation MRLATIKRNGAEVAVVVSKHGVVLVETLNQNLNKNWSADLFDIIWTGQLEEMKTWYQNGGQEELETFANCEIPANQVKYGPLYRHPRKIWGIGLNYVEHAADLHEKAPNSEPASFMKPDTTIIGPYDTIEIPLQSDRTTAESELGIIIGKECKDVSEADAQSVIAGFTTIIDMTTEDILAKNPRYLTRSKSFDTFFSFGPQLVTPDEVHDIHNLHVATVINGQVHRKNSISNMTFRPWFLVSFHSKVMKLLPGDIISTGTPGAVVIRNGDVVECRIDGFETLINPVRELKVK, via the coding sequence ATGCGTCTTGCAACAATAAAAAGAAATGGTGCTGAGGTGGCAGTTGTTGTTTCAAAGCATGGTGTAGTGTTGGTAGAAACATTGAATCAAAATTTAAACAAAAATTGGTCTGCCGATTTATTCGATATCATTTGGACTGGCCAGCTTGAAGAAATGAAAACATGGTATCAAAACGGTGGTCAGGAGGAGCTTGAAACATTTGCGAATTGCGAAATTCCTGCAAATCAAGTAAAATATGGTCCCCTATACCGTCATCCCCGCAAAATCTGGGGAATTGGCCTGAATTATGTCGAGCATGCTGCAGACCTGCATGAAAAAGCGCCGAATTCTGAACCGGCAAGTTTTATGAAACCGGATACTACCATTATCGGGCCTTACGACACGATTGAAATCCCACTTCAATCCGATCGCACAACTGCAGAATCAGAATTGGGAATTATTATAGGAAAAGAATGCAAGGATGTATCCGAGGCGGATGCGCAAAGTGTGATTGCCGGTTTTACGACAATTATCGATATGACAACAGAAGATATTTTGGCTAAAAATCCGCGCTATCTTACCCGTTCCAAGAGTTTTGATACATTTTTCAGTTTTGGACCGCAACTGGTAACACCGGATGAAGTACATGATATTCATAATTTACATGTCGCAACCGTTATAAACGGTCAAGTTCATCGGAAAAATAGCATTTCGAACATGACATTCCGTCCTTGGTTTCTGGTGTCGTTTCATTCGAAAGTTATGAAACTGTTGCCTGGAGATATCATTTCCACAGGAACACCAGGAGCTGTCGTGATTCGAAACGGTGACGTGGTCGAGTGCCGGATCGATGGTTTTGAAACATTGATCAACCCTGTGAGGGAGTTGAAGGTAAAGTAG
- a CDS encoding sensory rhodopsin transducer — protein sequence MEQPKKGELLWMIPDAYIPPQSSGSMESHESVCVLNCYAEDAYLKFNIYFEDRTPIENIQVVVKGKRTLHIRTSTLEKNGVYIPKGTSYAIEVESNIPVIVQYSRLDTTQSENALMTTIAYPIK from the coding sequence ATGGAACAACCCAAAAAAGGCGAGTTGTTATGGATGATTCCGGATGCTTATATTCCACCTCAAAGCTCAGGGAGTATGGAAAGCCACGAATCCGTATGTGTACTCAATTGCTATGCGGAGGATGCGTATCTTAAATTTAATATATATTTTGAAGACCGCACACCGATCGAAAATATCCAAGTAGTTGTCAAAGGCAAAAGAACACTGCATATCCGGACAAGTACACTCGAGAAAAATGGTGTCTATATCCCAAAAGGTACCTCTTATGCAATCGAGGTAGAAAGTAATATTCCGGTCATTGTACAATATAGCCGACTTGATACAACTCAATCCGAAAATGCATTGATGACAACGATTGCTTATCCTATTAAATGA
- a CDS encoding AraC family transcriptional regulator, which yields MANTTLDTNKPIFFPGQRYFREGESFFMNYFWENGNTPFHKHDFFELTYVKEGHGYHRIGELTYKVTRGDLFIINHSIPHVFMPETPHSPLLVINCVVKPEFIDEDMSSVHDFQDLFMYNLFQSFVPGYNSYDADVHWQVHERSEIERLLAEMYEEYTQQKKGYLTVLRGHVLHLLIAILRKMDDKYKTQSKQYDENTRSEIQTVLKRIERDFQKDLRIEDLARAAFISKSYLSRLFKETTGLTIIEYIQTIRIEKSIELLQSTHWTIAQIAEFVGYADIKHFTNLFKKITGKSPTQVRGIHSNQNP from the coding sequence GTGGCAAACACGACCCTGGATACAAACAAGCCGATATTTTTCCCAGGTCAACGCTACTTTCGTGAGGGTGAGAGTTTTTTCATGAATTATTTTTGGGAAAATGGTAATACACCATTTCATAAGCATGACTTTTTCGAATTAACTTACGTTAAAGAAGGTCATGGCTATCATAGGATTGGAGAATTGACATACAAGGTCACCCGCGGTGACCTGTTTATTATTAACCACTCCATTCCCCATGTTTTCATGCCGGAAACACCTCATTCCCCGCTGCTCGTAATAAACTGTGTTGTCAAACCTGAATTTATTGATGAAGATATGAGCTCTGTCCACGACTTCCAGGATCTGTTTATGTATAATCTGTTTCAATCATTTGTTCCCGGTTATAACTCATATGACGCGGATGTACATTGGCAAGTACATGAACGTTCAGAAATTGAAAGGCTATTAGCCGAAATGTACGAAGAATATACGCAGCAAAAAAAGGGATATCTCACAGTTTTGCGCGGTCATGTATTGCATCTCCTGATTGCCATCTTGCGGAAAATGGATGATAAATACAAAACACAATCGAAACAATACGATGAAAACACACGCTCCGAAATCCAGACAGTTTTGAAGAGGATTGAACGTGATTTTCAAAAAGACCTCCGCATCGAAGATCTGGCCCGCGCTGCTTTTATTAGCAAAAGTTATTTATCCAGATTATTTAAGGAAACGACCGGATTAACCATTATTGAATATATTCAAACTATTCGTATAGAAAAATCAATTGAGCTCTTACAGTCTACACATTGGACCATTGCACAAATTGCTGAATTTGTAGGATATGCTGATATCAAACACTTTACAAATCTGTTCAAAAAAATCACAGGTAAATCCCCAACCCAAGTTAGGGGGATCCACTCAAATCAAAATCCATAG